ATAGTCAAGGGGCTTTTACATGAACACCAGAGGGCAGAACATAGAACCCTGGGGAACACCTGTATCCGATCTGAGACACTACAAGCTTTGATGGTGGATTCTAACAAATGTCAACAGTTCAAAGATCCAAAGCATATTTGTCTTGAAAAGGAGTGGTTTCATTCAACTTAAAAACACAGCAAGAGTAATTGTTTAGGGGTAAATCTAATCACCATATTTTAACATTACGCTCAATATAACTGAAACTCAGCAATGACCAACATTTGTGCTCACTTTTGCACACTTTTaatgttttcacattaagaaGTGTGGTATAACTTTATGCTGTTCTATTACCACCAATGCATGAAGTCAAACTACACTCTttaaaaaaggttctttattggaatTAATGGTTCCATGAACAACCTTCTAAATCTAATTCCACAAAAGGTTATTTAGTGGAaaagggttctttagattattaaaatgttcttcacaataagaaaacttttttttttttaagaacttcaCTAAAAGGTTGTTTGGGAACTCAGAATGCTTCTTTCATGGCATTGCTTTGAAAACCTCAGTTTCAgagactttattttttaagagtgaaATCTCTGAAAGCTCTACAGAACAGTCATGTGTTAATTCATGACTGCCATTCACCTGTCTGATGTTATGCCAGTTCACGAGCCGTTAATGATGCACATCCCTGTTCACTGTCCAGTTCACTGACCTAATCAGGTCACATCATTATCATTTAGATGGTTAAGTCTCCTTGATTGTAGCTAACAGGTAATAATGTGATAATATCACGCAGCAAAGCGATATAAAAGTGTCTCCTTGCAGTGTAAAAATGAACATTGCTGCTTAAAAGCTAAATCGCTCTGAATTTCAGCCTTGGTAAAGTAAGTACTGCATCTTTACTTAAAGTATTGTTATATTTAGAGTTTGTTGTGTTATAATTGTGTCTTTGGCACAGAGTATGTCTGGAGGTTTGCTCTCAGTGGTCTGTCTGCTGTGTCTGCTGTCCATTTGCTCGGCCTGTTACATCTCTAACTGCCCCATCGGCGGCAAACGATCCATACAGGATTGGCCGTCTCGACAGGtgcgttcattcattcattattgaaAACTTCTTGGCCTGAAATTGAACATTGAGCTTTAATTTCCTCATTCTCTGCAGTGCTTGTCATGTGGTCCCGGTGATCATGGTCAGTGTTTTGGTCCCAGTATCTGCTGTGGTGAAGGTATTGGCTGCTTGGTTGGCTCTCCAGAAACGCTCCGCTGTCTGGAGGAAGATTTTCTTCCTTCTCCATGTGAAGTGTCTGGAAAATCATGCGGTTATGAAGGACGCTGCGCTGCTCCTGGGGTCTGCTGTGACTCAGGTTAGTTTTACCCATTTACACTATAGACATAGGTGTAAAATACCTGAATACTCTACTAaagtattattttgggggatttatattttattcaagtgaaatTTGAAGGTTTACACTATAGACATAGGTGTAAAATACCTGAATACTCTACTAaagtattattttgggggatttatattttattcaagtgaaatTTGAAGGTTTACACTATAGACATAGGTGTAAAATACCTGAATACTCTACTAaagtattattttgggggatttatattttattcaagtgaaatTTGAAGGTTTACACTATAGACATAGGTGTAAAATACCTGAATACTCTACTAaagtattattttgggggatttatattttattcaagtgaaatTTAAACAGAGTTGTAGtcttgattacaaaaataataataattaaaaaaaaaaacttttacccataacaattttaatttgaaaagtaTTCATTACATTTTTGCAGATTGTTTTCTTCCATCTCATGAACATTAGTTATGAAAATGGGAGCTGAAATATACATGCATGATGTGCAAGAACCAATGTTTGTTTTTGAACATCAAGcatgttatttttataaaagacatttctgtgataataaaatctaaagaagCATATTGAGAAAGCTAAGGTACTTGTCCTTCCCAAAACCTTATCTTTATCTGACATAATATTTGgtgcaatttaaataattttgcattgaGATGATTCAAAATGATTAAACAAGAATCTGTTctctcatttttattttgctaTGTCACTTCTAAGTTtttaatacttaagtacaattttcatttgtactttttttttactgtcactaaAATATGTTTTGGGTTTCATACTTGTACTTTTAACTGAGCAAACGTTTCACTCAGTATTTCACTTAAGTATAACTTTTGAGCTGAAATTTAGATTTGAAATTATGGCTAATCAAATTATTATCATACAAAGAAATCACAAAATTATTGTGAAAACCTTGGTGGGCCTGTGGTGGGCATAAATGTAAgtttgaacaaaacaaaaaaaaaagagatttcacAAGTTGTAATAATCACTCAATGGATTTTATGATCTGATTTATGTgttaagccaaaaaaaaaaaaaaattaatgaatgggatttttacttaTGGAGCCCAACTGTTGTACTCTGCTTGTCCTGATGTCTATTCAGCTAAATATAATTGATTATTTTGTATGTAAATCAGAGGGCTGCAGTATGGATCAGTCGTGTGCGGATGGAGAAGCTGACGGTCCAGCCACCACTCAACCTGCCAGTAGCCAAGATCTTCTGCTCAAGCTGCTGCACCTGTCAAGCCACGCCCACCCCGTCAGACTCCACCAATGACATGCTCAAAGAAGAGTGACGTCATCTCAGGAGGAGCCTCCCACCAACCACAACGACTCATCACAGAATTTTTGTAAACCAACTTTGAATAGCCGCTAGGTATTTGTATGGCTTATACATAGAAGTGGATATTAGTAGTGCTGTATTGATGATAGTTTGACTGTACGTTTGTGCAGCTATTAAACTCTGAAAGAATTCCTCTGTTTAAGTGCATTTCATCACGCCCACACATTCAACCAGAGACAAGTTGATCTGTACAATATCAGCAGATAACGTTAGTGATTTTTGTCCATCCaatggtgttgctatgcagttgctatgaTGCACTTATTGGTGTGTAATTTACCAGCCAAAAATGAATGATGTAGACCTGCACTAGACACAGGAAGAAGAGGGCAGATGAAATTGTTAGGGCACTTAACGTTACACAATCAATAATACACACGGATAGGAGAGATTTTGAATGCAGCGCTCTATAGACACTCCTTATGAAACTGCAACACAACGGAGGTGTCACAACAGTTGCCCGACCGCAACAACgtttaaaacacacaaacatcctAACTTTGTGGAAGAGCATATTGAGTTTTGCATTTTGTCTCATCTGCTTTATTGCTTTGTCCAACAGAACTTTCAACTACAAACTGTTTGAGACCTTTATTGTCTCCATTTGGAAGAACTTGCCTGTTGCTCATCTTTGCATTGTGCTGACAATGCTTCAAACTCACACCTGAGATTCTGAATGCACTCACACACAATGCACAAATTGTAGGCCGTCGCTTGCTTTGAACATGTTTGCGTGGTCAAGGAGGAGGAGAATTTTATGTACCATCAGAGCAATGAATTTGAAATCCATTTCAGATTTCAGTCCAATTTTGAACAAGAAGTCATTTTGCCATTGTACTGAGAAGccactgttaaaaaaattatacaggttGTCACACATTGATAAAAAAATGCTCCAGCATTTTGTCCAATGAATTTGCACACACCATCACCACCAAATGCAGGTGCTGGTTGAAACAGTAAATGTATGGcacatctctgttcagtttatcCTGTTAAATGTTTTGCAAACCTTCCCCTTTAACATCACGCTGGTTATCTCTGTTAAGACAAGATTAGTTAATGACAACACATCCAAGAGTCAGAGATAAAATGCTTTTGGACGCTTTGTATCAGTCATGTCTACTGCCCAGGGCTGCTTTCTTAATCCCGCTCCAGCAACGTGTGTTTCCCACCTCCGAGATTTTTGTGTCCAAATTCCATTTCAATCAAATGATTCTTCTGAAATATTTTGCATTCTAAGTTTTGTGAAGGAGGTCCACACTGGTAGGAAGCCTTTGAGCTGTGTTTATGATCAATATGCATAATagtgactgtaaaatattttatggAAATTACATAAACAAGTTTTGATATTTGGAATATGGCCATTAGGCCAGTTTTGTCACACAAAAACGGTAACCTTGGCTGTATGATGCAGAGCAGACTCTTCAGTTTAGAATTGTAGCGTGCACtacttgatttttatttccattaaAAAGCAAAACGAAAAaagtaaaattactaaaagtaaatAGTCTATGACCAAACTCTGTATAACACCAACACCAGTTTTTTGACCACCCAGCCGCCCGCAGGAGTAAAACCACCTGTTCGGGAACCCAATCTCAATGCAGCCCTCTAGTCACGAGCGTGGTTTGAATGATCCCTATAGAGCGCAATGCATGCTTTTGTTTTCCATGTCCAGTGTTCGGTTTTGCTTTGTCCGAAAATTACACTTTCGTTCAACTGGTTTTCGAAACTTGAAAGCAGCATTAGAACGTGACTTTTTTTTGAGTCATTAAAAACATGCAAGAAAAACAGATTAAGAACTAAAAATGAATAGTTTAAGAACTACATCTATTCGCAGATATTTTTAATAGGTTACATGTCTGTCCTAACCACAACCTATAAACACACGTCAGAGCCACATGTTTTGGTCCCAGTGCAGGGTAAGGCCATGTCATGAATTCAAAAATTTAATTGAGAGGCCACGAATCAGATCTGGGAGTGCAATGGCTCTCGTGGCACCTGGCATGATTACACACACCACCACGCCATCATCTGCTGCTCAAATTTTGTAGTCTCATGCACATTTTTCACATCCATAATTATTGCCTGTGCATGTGTCTGGAACTGCACTTATTGCACTAAAGAtggtgaaaaaacaacaacaacataaaaacaacagaagACAAATGTGGAAACGAACTGGATGTGCTAGGAGGCACCTGCAAATCAAAAAGAGCGAAATGTTGACTCCCTGCTGACCTCTGCAGGTCAGGTGAAGCATCACAAGACCACCATGATGTGCATGTGTCAACTGCTTAAAGGAAAAGGCCACCGTTTTTCCAATTCCactgttcttccctcaacttagacgagttgatacgtacctctcccgtctcagAGCATGCACTTCATCGCTGTAGCGAGTGCCGCCACTATGCTAGCGTTCAGCTTCATTAGATatattccttaggatccaaacagggatgaatttagaagccaccaaacactgCATGTTTTCCTTTACATGatggttacatgagtagttacacaagtatggtgacacaaaataaacagtgGCGATGGCCTAAGCAGATAAAAATGAtgactataatgtatggcggaagagcacttcgcagcacttcgacctcggcgcagtaatatcatcactgtTTGGATCCTGAGGAATGAATGCTGCTAAGGTAAACGTTAGCATACGGTCACTGTCATGTGGATgatggaggatgaacccaaatgcagacagtagtcacagcaacacagtttattatacaaaaaacaggaaaacaaaacccacgagggggcaaaacaagggctagacagacgaaagatgacaaaactagactaacactttacAAACTAGACTATAACTGaaacaggatcaaacaactaGACAAGACTCTCTACAGACTTACAGACAGCTCTCACATTGATTAACATATGACAACAGTTGGCAACATttggcaatgaaccgacaaagggacagagaaacacacaaggtTATAAAGGgcggctactaatgaacacaacaggtggaacaggtgaaacaatgatgacaaaactagggtaacaaggggggtggggcaaggaaacgagacaacacaagcacatggcccaaagacaaggccatgtgcttgtacacaaaacacgggcttgtcatgatcctgccacaagactagagaaaaaccaggacatgaaggcagaaccatgacagTCACTGCGTGCTACAATGATTAAATGCACACACTGAGACAGGAAAGGTACGTATCAACTCAtttaagttgagggaagaacatagtggaatatggaaaaactgtGCCGTTTCCTTTAAGGTTATGGTCAGTGGAGTTTATTTATTCAGGCCTAAACACTTGGGCAGGAGATAACCACTATAATCACCataatgtgcagagcagggggtccGAAGGGTGGGAGTTGAAAAGCACTGATTTAATGAGAtactgtatgtattatatattcaaTGAAATGCCTGGTGCATTTCTCTGAAGGAGTACAGAGGACAACTCATTCACAAAACACAAAAGTTAAACGCAGTATGAATGTGCAGTTCAGCCTTCCTCTGTGCACTGCTTATGGTTTCAATTCATTTGTTTCTATAGAAGACTCAATCGATGCAGGACTTCTAGAATGGCAGCAGCAAAGGCATTAATAATGCATGTTCTCAATTCAGTTGATAATTCAACTATACAGCTGGGTCTGAAGACACTTTAAAGATAGTAAAgtttcattataaataataagagttatttttatttgaggTGGGTTTTTCCTATGAAACACAGTCATCTAAAAGCCGATTATAGTGTTCTTCAAATGAAAACACTGGGCAATCACTGACAGTCGAGTTTAGTTGCAATTTAGCTTGGTTCAAAAAGTGATAATATATCAGGACTTGTACTCTGCCTTTATGCATATTATAAAATTACACCACTAGATTATCATGATCACAGTCTTTGGAAGAAGAGCCAGAACTTCAGAACATGACATTCTTGATCAAAAAGTGCTGCGAGTCTTTCTGGTGTTGAAAACAAATGGGATACTCCTGCATTTGAAATGCTCATCAAATCATCTCCATGTCAATCTCTGGTCTCTGCTGCTGCTCCGAGTCGTCTCATTGAGCTGATGGACTCTATGTGTCGTCTCAGCCTGGACTCCCAGTCGTCCGATCGCTCCAGAACTTCATAGCGTGTCTCCAGCGTGTCTAACAGCTGCACTGCTTCAGGGAGGTCAAGGGTCAAACCAGCCTTCTGCACAACCTCCTGAAACTTAGCAGGTGATGCGGTCGCTATGCAGCATCTGAGTACAAAGAGCTTTTGGCTTAAATTACACTGTACAATTCATTAAAACAACAGGAAGAACAGTTACTGCCACAAGTGTGATTTATACATGCCTACATGCTACGACTTCACCAGGAGAGCTTCAGATCAGATATAGACAGACAAAATCAGACCTGCAAACTCATTTCACTGAAATCCCACTGCAATGAAATTCACAGTCCTGATATATTGCAATAGGTCATTCACATACATTGTTAGGAGGATTATGAATTTTAACGTTTAGAATGTTTAAAATAGATATTGGTGTGATTTCAATATGTAGTTCTATTGTAGTTCCAAAACTATTTCAGCTGCTGATTCCAATAACTTTTTGGAAGACAAAACTTCTTTGAGTCTGGAGTATACAGATATGCAAATTTTGTCTATATTAGTCTGCCTTTGGAGACATTGCGGGATGTcctcacattaaaaaaaaccccgattcattaaaaacatttaaatgttagaTTAAAGGATAAATTATATGACAAGTTTTGGAATAAACAAAATATGGTATTATAAGtcatgtgtttgcatgtgtgtgtgtgtgtgtgtgctcttgtttttgtgtcatatcaggacacaccTCTGTATAATGatatgggtatgacacaggtattacaaggagagggtgacttatgaggacataacccatgtcctcatttttcaaaacgcttataaatcatacagaatgagtttttttgataaagtaaaaatgcacaaagtttcctgtgagggttagggttaggtgtagggttggtgtagggccatagaatatacagtttgtacagtataaaaaccattacgcctatgggatgtccccaattttcacaaaaacaaacgtgtgtgtgtgtgtgtgtgtcacctttTTTCTCCGGGTCTGATGGGTGTGTGATAGTGCTGCCACACACCTACAGCTGTATGCGGACAGATGAGATAGTGATTGTCCTGCCAGCATCTCCTCATGGCCTCCAGTATCCCGTCATCAGACACCGACCCGGATGACAACACCTCACACAACTACAGTGGAAAATGTAACTCTATTATCATCCAGCTCTAATATTCTAAATGTGACTATAAGCCAAggagatattataaacattaacatcatgatttcctgtaaagctgcttttaaacGTGCATGTGAATAAACTGGCTTTACTTCAGAACAACATAAACACGTTATCAGACACAGCTGTACGTGGCAGTGATGTAAATGAGTTTATTGTTCACCTGCTGATGGAGTGACTCAGGAAGAGTAAGTTTGTGTGTCCTCTGAAACTCCTCCATCAAACTCTTAATCATCACTCCATCTCGACCAGACAGCAGCCAGAACACGCGCTCCATGTTATATGGGTCCTGTGAACATTCACAgctgtattcacacacacacacacacacacagacagcatgaacacaaataaaccactgAGAGCAGCGCCACCTGGATGTCGATGGCAGGAGCAAGAGTTTGCTTGACAGAGTCGGACATAGAGAAATCTCCGCTCTGGAGTGCGCGGTGGACGATGTCGTTGGAGTTGACCACGGCCACGAGACGCAGAGGGATTCCCATCAGCTTCAGAATGTATCCAGCTGAACAAGTACACAGCCAGTGATGAACAATGAACAGCAAAATCCAAGCATACCAGGACTATCCGTTCACATTTAACTCAATGGCAGCTGCTTGGCTGGAGCATTCAGACCCAGAAAGACATGATCTGAAATCAGTCATCAAATATACGCACAGATGAACTGCTCGCAATATATCCAGTAACATGCACAGTTCCACATATTAAAAAACTCCTTGCTGTGGACAATAAGAGCATCTAATTCAAACTCACCCTTAAACAACTAAACCTATAAGTCAAGTTTCATCCAAACgtcaaaagaaagaaatctgaaattatattttgcacatAGAAAATGCAGCTTATTTTTATGATATCATGCAATTTGTATCATGAGATTATTTTCATGCAAACTGAGCACATTTACCCCAAACTTTCACTACTGTAATGAATCTGGAAGTTTTGATTTtaggtttctttgtaattatcatTATTCTCACAGGTAATTCTTGTTACAacattaacccttgtgcattgttcaaattcaataccctttcgttatgttcgggatgaaaacatccactcaatgaaactgctgtaaaaatgtatcagataaatatttcttTCCATTTTGTTTTGCATAAATCCATTAATAAACCTCAGTCCTGattaaaactaccaaatgtttttaaaaaattcaagactttaactctttaattgccaagttcataaatgatgtcactgatttcgggaaaaaaacacacaaaatgacttattttcagtataaaagtaattgtggctggatttttttttttttactttttataacagtcttgggcatgtcaaagattagtagcaacattggctttgatgcattgttaatttttgtgcagcattagacttaaattttttctccctaattaattataataatagtaataataagtggctgtttttgccccattgccagaaactaagcctttttttgcacaggcctacctaaagggttaatggtcccacctagtgatcaactgtaaaaataacaaattttatctCTTCCCAAACGGGAAAaccacaaataataaaaaatgcatgattatatggtgtcatggttttgcaatcaaaaaatgtcgtgataatggaagtcaatggggcaaaaacagccactaacaacaaatgagggagaaaaaaattaaatctaatgctgcaaaaaaaattacaatgcatcaaagccaatcttgttactaatctttgacattcCCAAGActatgataaaaggtaaaaaaaaaatatccagtccacaatcactttttatattgaaaattatgtcagtttgtgtgttttttccccccaaatcagtgacatcatttatgaacttggtaattaaagagttaaaatcttggatttttttttttaacatttggtcgttttgatcaggactggggttgattaatagatttatgcaaaaaaaattagaaaaaaaatatttatctgatatatttttacagcagtttaatttagtggatgttttcatccacgaacataatgaaagggtagtgaatttgcccacagtgtactgttgagtttttgaaagatttcaaaataagatttgtcaccaaaaatcattccatttgctgaaacacagagaacgttgtggccaaaataagactcaactttaccccctagtgaacgaaaacatccccaacaacgcataagggttaaaaaaaagaagtaaaaatcTGCAAAAAATGTATAGTGCCTTGCATACCCAAATCAATCACTggtgcattaaattaaattactagaGCCTGAACGATATATCGTTTTggcgatattatcggccgatatgagcCTGTTGCCGATATACTGGTATCTCTGAATATGCCGCCGAAATGctcattttttttacagaacatataatgcagataaaatgcCTGAAATTGTGTAATTACTTAGTTTGTCCAGCAGATTAAACGAAATAGAATTTGGGATCCCCCAAATACATTCGCTAGATAGTGACACCAGAACACTTTCACTTCAGTAATTAGGTTTCTTGTTCAGGCAGCATTCAAGCGTCATCTTATTCAACCATatgtgccctgcgaagtggacttcacaTGAAATTCCACCATTCCAGTTCCAAGGGAACGTACACGTTACACTCGAAAGGGCATTAATGTGTGCGAGATgtgaatttatattgtatttatttacagaggtattttatgtcacacttcacacttctctaataagtttcgtctgtgtgtgtgaagacaGAAGCGCAAATCCGtaaatgaatgttccgaagtgaaataAACTTCAACGGAATAGAGTTTAatggaatttaatttaattaacattgaATAAACTTCAACTTTATTGTTCAGTGCACTGATGTCAGACTCATTGTGGATAATagtttattgttaaattgttaaatgccCTGCCTCCATTACATATCTCAGTCACATCATTATGAGTGTTTGATCACTACATTCGAGTGATcattgcataaaaatgttttatgtatatatattctgtttatgtatatactgtattctatatatagtaccagtcaaatgtttaaaCACACAAATGGGaaaatgtccaaacttttgactggtactgtactataatagacaaagaatatcggccgatatttttttttactcgctAATATCGGTATAggcgcaaaaaaaataaaaataaaataaacatatcggCCTGGTTCTAGAAAGTACAATATaaagtattatgtatatatagtaGGACAAATACTGTAGCTTTTAAAGAGTGAGttacaaactttaaaatattttcaggtAACATGTTAATCTGTCATGAAATTATCATCGTTTGTGATTGTGGGTGATGTTGTTGGCAGGTTTGTTGTTCTTCACCTGTAATGTTTCCCGCTCCTCCTGTGGGCACCAGCACCTCAAGCACGGGCAGAGCGTCTTCTTTGGCCTGCGGCACGCTCAGCTGAAGGTATGCGAACAGGAAGTGTGCCAGCTGGACCAGGATCCTGGACCAGTTCACAGAGTTCAGACTCATGAGACCATGACTAATCACCAGGTCTGGATCCGCAAACAGTTTCCTCAGAGGAACGTCGATGTCATCAGACGTCCCGTCAGCTGCAgttacaaacacacagagagggtCACGGCACACGGCTGACATGCAATATTTGACTGAAACAATAGATTTCATAAACAAATGTAACATGAACTATATGTACACATAAATGTTAAAGAAGGCTCTTTTGCTTACCAAATCTGcaataatttcataaaaatacagtaaaaattgtaaaatattattacaattaaaaataactgttttccagtgtgaatatactgtaaaatgtaatttattcctgtgatcaaagctgaattttcagcattattaagtCTTccgtgtcacacgatccttcagaaatcatactaatatgctgatctgctgctcaagaaacatttctaggttattatcaatgttgaagacaGTTGCTGCCAAatctttttgtggaaaccatgatacgttTTATTTATCAGGATCCTTTGATtaacagaaagtttaaaagaacagcattttgttgaaatatcaatcttataacatatatattttgtacacttttgatcaatttaatgtgtccttaatGAATAAACGggtcaatttcttaaaaaatagatGACGGTTACTCTTTACCTGCAAACACATGGACATTGTCCGCTATGTTGGTGGTCATCTGTCGTTCCTGTACTCTGGTGATGCGTCTGTGGGGAAACACCACCACTATGTCCACCTCACTGAGACCCAACACACTTCTGATGGCCGAGCCGCCCGTGTCGCCCGACGTACCTGAAACAACAGCACGTCTGAATCTCCATCACAGGACACGGGACTTCAGAGCAGATGTGAGAAGGGCATCACCTCATACCAACTAGTATTGTGGCCCGTTTGCCATCTTTGCGCAGGAAGTACTGCAGGAACTGAGAGGTACAGGACATGGCCAGATCCTTAAACGCAAGCGTTTCTCCATGAAACAGTTCCAGGATGCACAACGAGTCATTTAGCTGAACCAGTCTCACAGCTTCAGGTATGGAGAAGCTAGACAGTGCCTGGGAAATGAgccctaaagagagagagagagatagcagGAGGTTTAGACTGGTTCATGATGTCTGATGAGTGTTTGGTGCAGGACGCATCTCACCCTCTAGATCATGTCGCGGTATCTCCTGCTCAGGGATGTAGAGGGAGCAGATCTCACACAGCAGCTGCTGGTAGGACAGACGGCTCCACGTGAGCAGTGTTTCAGGAGACAGTGACGGGATGGTCTCTGGCATGAACATGCCTCCGTCTGCAGCGTATCCAGAGAACAGTACATCTCTGAAGCTCCGGCCCTGAACGCCTGCACGTGTGCTGCAGTAATGCATCCTACAGAAACAGCATTCACCAAAAAATGCTAAAAACtcctcaccctcagaccatccagggagtagatgagtttgtttcttgatcagatttggagaaatgtagcactccATTACTTGCTTACCAATGAATGGGTGCCGGACTCATTTACATGGACTATGGACTCTATATTT
Above is a window of Carassius carassius chromosome 4, fCarCar2.1, whole genome shotgun sequence DNA encoding:
- the oxt gene encoding oxytocin-neurophysin 1, whose translation is MSGGLLSVVCLLCLLSICSACYISNCPIGGKRSIQDWPSRQCLSCGPGDHGQCFGPSICCGEGIGCLVGSPETLRCLEEDFLPSPCEVSGKSCGYEGRCAAPGVCCDSEGCSMDQSCADGEADGPATTQPASSQDLLLKLLHLSSHAHPVRLHQ
- the thnsl2 gene encoding threonine synthase-like 2 isoform X2, encoding MHYCSTRAGVQGRSFRDVLFSGYAADGGMFMPETIPSLSPETLLTWSRLSYQQLLCEICSLYIPEQEIPRHDLEGLISQALSSFSIPEAVRLVQLNDSLCILELFHGETLAFKDLAMSCTSQFLQYFLRKDGKRATILVGTSGDTGGSAIRSVLGLSEVDIVVVFPHRRITRVQERQMTTNIADNVHVFAADGTSDDIDVPLRKLFADPDLVISHGLMSLNSVNWSRILVQLAHFLFAYLQLSVPQAKEDALPVLEVLVPTGGAGNITAGYILKLMGIPLRLVAVVNSNDIVHRALQSGDFSMSDSVKQTLAPAIDIQDPYNMERVFWLLSGRDGVMIKSLMEEFQRTHKLTLPESLHQQLCEVLSSGSVSDDGILEAMRRCWQDNHYLICPHTAVGVWQHYHTPIRPGEKRCCIATASPAKFQEVVQKAGLTLDLPEAVQLLDTLETRYEVLERSDDWESRLRRHIESISSMRRLGAAAETRD
- the thnsl2 gene encoding threonine synthase-like 2 isoform X1, with translation MHYCSTRAGVQGRSFRDVLFSGYAADGGMFMPETIPSLSPETLLTWSRLSYQQLLCEICSLYIPEQEIPRHDLEGLISQALSSFSIPEAVRLVQLNDSLCILELFHGETLAFKDLAMSCTSQFLQYFLRKDGKRATILVGTSGDTGGSAIRSVLGLSEVDIVVVFPHRRITRVQERQMTTNIADNVHVFAVKYCMSAVCRDPLCVFVTAADGTSDDIDVPLRKLFADPDLVISHGLMSLNSVNWSRILVQLAHFLFAYLQLSVPQAKEDALPVLEVLVPTGGAGNITAGYILKLMGIPLRLVAVVNSNDIVHRALQSGDFSMSDSVKQTLAPAIDIQDPYNMERVFWLLSGRDGVMIKSLMEEFQRTHKLTLPESLHQQLCEVLSSGSVSDDGILEAMRRCWQDNHYLICPHTAVGVWQHYHTPIRPGEKRCCIATASPAKFQEVVQKAGLTLDLPEAVQLLDTLETRYEVLERSDDWESRLRRHIESISSMRRLGAAAETRD
- the thnsl2 gene encoding threonine synthase-like 2 isoform X3, which translates into the protein MHYCSTRAGVQGRSFRDVLFSGYAADGGMFMPETIPSLSPETLLTWSRLSYQQLLCEICSLYIPEQEIPRHDLEGLISQALSSFSIPEAVRLVQLNDSLCILELFHGETLAFKDLAMSCTSQFLQYFLRKDGKRATILVGTSGDTGGSAIRSVLGLSEVDIVVVFPHRRITRVQERQMTTNIADNVHVFAVKYCMSAVCRDPLCVFVTAADGTSDDIDVPLRKLFADPDLVISHGLMSLNSVNWSRILVQLAHFLFAYLQLSVPQAKEDALPVLEVLVPTGGAGNITAGYILKLMGIPLRLVAVVNSNDIVHRALQSGDFSMSDSVKQTLAPAIDIQDPYNMERVFWLLSGRDGVMIKSLMEEFQRTHKLTLPESLHQQLCEVLSSGSVSDDGILEAMRRCWQDNHYLICPHTAVDAA